The following coding sequences are from one uncultured Desulfobacter sp. window:
- the pruA gene encoding L-glutamate gamma-semialdehyde dehydrogenase, producing the protein MANSVFTIPKAYNEPVKMYAPGSPERGILSAEIDRQMADQVEIPVIINGEEVKTGDVRNVVCPHDHGHVLGKVHLAGEKEIKAAVDAALSAKAAWETMDWQERAAVFLKAADLISQKYSAKINAATMLGQSKNAFQAEIDSTCELVDFLRFNVNYMEEIYANQPFSEKGVYNRLEYRPLEGFVFALTPFNFTAIAGNLPTSPAMMGNTVVWKPSTTAVLSNYYVMEILKEAGLPDGVINFIPGHGSQIGDILFAHKYFAGMHFTGSTGVFQNLWKKAADNIETYVSYPRIVGETGGKDYIFAHASADVDELVTGIIRGAFEFQGQKCSACSRLYVPSSLWPSVEDQLKEKIAGIKVGPVTDYTNFVNAVIDENSFDNIDAYISRAEASADADVIIGGQRDKSKGYFVHPTVIQAKTPDYESMAEEIFGPVLTVYVYEDKDLEVTLDILDNTSPYALTGAVFARDREVVNALMARLTHTAGNFYVNDKPTGAVVGQQPFGGARKSGTNDKAGSYLNLIRWASPRTIKETLVPPVNYGYPFMG; encoded by the coding sequence ATGGCAAACAGCGTATTTACCATCCCCAAAGCCTATAATGAACCGGTTAAGATGTATGCGCCGGGTAGTCCGGAGCGCGGAATATTGTCCGCAGAGATTGACCGCCAGATGGCGGATCAGGTGGAAATCCCGGTGATCATCAACGGTGAAGAGGTTAAAACCGGTGATGTCCGGAATGTGGTATGCCCCCATGACCATGGTCATGTACTGGGCAAGGTGCATCTGGCAGGTGAGAAAGAGATCAAAGCGGCGGTGGACGCAGCGTTGTCCGCAAAAGCGGCCTGGGAAACCATGGATTGGCAGGAGCGTGCGGCGGTATTTTTGAAGGCGGCGGATTTGATCTCCCAGAAATACTCGGCCAAAATCAATGCGGCCACCATGCTCGGTCAGTCCAAGAATGCCTTCCAGGCTGAAATTGACTCCACCTGCGAGCTGGTGGACTTTTTGCGCTTTAATGTGAATTACATGGAAGAGATTTACGCCAACCAGCCATTCAGCGAAAAAGGTGTTTACAACCGTCTGGAATACCGCCCCCTGGAAGGATTTGTTTTTGCGCTCACCCCGTTTAACTTTACCGCAATTGCCGGCAATCTGCCCACCTCGCCTGCCATGATGGGCAACACTGTTGTGTGGAAACCCTCCACCACTGCTGTTTTGTCCAACTACTATGTGATGGAGATTTTGAAGGAAGCGGGTCTTCCCGACGGTGTTATCAACTTCATTCCGGGTCACGGTTCCCAGATCGGTGATATTCTGTTCGCCCACAAATATTTTGCAGGTATGCACTTCACCGGCTCCACAGGCGTATTTCAGAATCTTTGGAAAAAAGCGGCCGACAACATCGAAACCTATGTGTCTTATCCCAGAATTGTGGGCGAAACCGGCGGTAAAGACTATATCTTTGCCCATGCCAGCGCCGATGTGGATGAGCTTGTCACCGGTATCATCCGGGGTGCCTTCGAATTCCAGGGCCAGAAATGCTCTGCCTGCTCCCGCCTCTATGTGCCCTCTTCCCTGTGGCCCTCCGTCGAAGATCAGCTCAAAGAGAAAATCGCTGGGATCAAGGTGGGTCCGGTGACGGATTACACCAACTTTGTGAATGCCGTGATTGATGAAAATTCCTTTGATAACATCGACGCGTATATCTCCCGGGCTGAAGCCTCTGCCGATGCTGACGTGATCATCGGCGGCCAGCGGGACAAGTCCAAGGGCTATTTTGTGCATCCCACCGTGATCCAGGCCAAGACACCGGATTATGAATCCATGGCCGAAGAGATCTTCGGTCCGGTACTCACGGTCTATGTATATGAGGATAAAGACCTTGAAGTCACCCTGGACATCCTGGACAATACAAGCCCGTATGCCCTGACCGGCGCTGTTTTTGCCAGGGACCGCGAAGTGGTCAATGCCCTGATGGCCCGGTTGACCCACACCGCAGGTAACTTTTATGTTAATGATAAACCCACCGGCGCCGTGGTCGGCCAGCAGCCCTTTGGCGGGGCCCGCAAAAGCGGCACCAACGACAAAGCAGGCTCCTACCTGAACCTGATCCGCTGGGCATCACCCCGGACCATCAAGGAAACCCTGGTACCCCCCGTAAATTACGGCTACCCGTTCATGGGCTAA
- a CDS encoding aldehyde dehydrogenase family protein encodes MGGALNAEVKQILDALGIKPVNSGATIGGSNGWLNTKGKELVSYSPINGKPIARVLMAERQDYDAVMAKAQAAFKSFRMMPAPRRGEMVREIGDALRDNKKALGALIALEVGKIRAEGEGEVQEMIDIACFATGLSRQLYGLTMHSERPEHRMYEQWHPLGIVGLITAFNFPAAPWSWNSLIAAVCGDAIVFKPSSKVPLTSIAIQNILAPVVDKYEVEGIFNMIIGSRDDVGEPILHDKRIPLISATGSTAVGRHVGEVVGGRLGRSLLELGGNNAIIVTEDADMDMAVRATLFGAVGTAGQRCTSTRRIIIHSSVKETFVKNLVNAYKQVTVGNPLDTDTLMGPLIDEGAVIAMEEALKAVKASGGKVLYGGERITVPGCEGGHYVRPAVADVKNDFPIVQSETFAPVLYIIEYNSFEQALELHNDVPQGLSSSIFTTSLHYQEGFLAHSGSDCGIANVNLGTSGAEIGGAFGGEKETGGGRESGSDAWKVYMRRQTNTINWGKALPLAQGIEFNID; translated from the coding sequence ATGGGCGGCGCATTGAATGCAGAAGTCAAACAAATTCTTGATGCCCTTGGAATTAAGCCTGTCAATTCCGGCGCCACCATCGGCGGCAGTAACGGATGGCTTAACACAAAGGGAAAAGAGCTCGTTTCCTATTCCCCCATCAACGGCAAACCCATTGCCCGTGTTTTGATGGCGGAAAGGCAAGATTATGATGCGGTGATGGCCAAAGCCCAGGCTGCGTTTAAATCTTTTCGCATGATGCCCGCTCCCCGGCGCGGTGAGATGGTGCGCGAGATCGGTGATGCGCTGCGGGATAATAAAAAGGCCCTGGGGGCGCTGATTGCCCTTGAGGTCGGTAAAATCCGGGCCGAAGGCGAGGGTGAGGTCCAGGAGATGATCGATATTGCCTGTTTTGCCACGGGGCTTAGCCGCCAGCTGTATGGCCTGACCATGCATTCCGAGCGGCCCGAACATCGGATGTACGAACAATGGCATCCCCTGGGTATTGTCGGGCTGATTACCGCGTTTAACTTTCCTGCGGCCCCGTGGTCCTGGAACAGTTTGATTGCCGCTGTCTGTGGTGATGCGATTGTGTTCAAACCCAGCTCAAAAGTGCCTTTGACCAGTATTGCCATCCAGAACATCCTTGCGCCGGTGGTTGATAAATATGAGGTTGAGGGGATTTTCAACATGATCATCGGGTCCCGGGATGATGTGGGCGAACCCATACTCCATGATAAACGCATCCCGCTGATTTCCGCTACGGGTTCCACGGCGGTGGGGCGACATGTGGGCGAAGTGGTCGGCGGTCGTTTGGGACGTTCTTTGCTGGAACTTGGCGGCAACAATGCCATCATCGTCACCGAAGACGCCGACATGGACATGGCGGTCCGGGCCACATTGTTCGGTGCCGTGGGTACGGCCGGCCAGCGCTGCACCTCCACCCGCAGGATTATTATTCATTCTTCGGTGAAAGAGACCTTTGTTAAAAACCTGGTCAATGCCTACAAACAGGTAACGGTCGGCAATCCGCTGGATACGGACACACTCATGGGACCACTGATTGACGAAGGTGCCGTCATTGCCATGGAGGAGGCCTTGAAGGCCGTAAAGGCTTCCGGCGGAAAGGTGCTGTACGGCGGAGAACGGATCACCGTGCCAGGGTGTGAAGGCGGCCATTATGTGCGTCCGGCTGTGGCGGACGTGAAGAATGATTTCCCCATTGTCCAGAGCGAAACCTTTGCGCCCGTTTTGTACATCATTGAATACAATTCCTTTGAACAGGCCCTTGAACTGCACAATGACGTGCCCCAGGGTTTGTCCTCCTCAATTTTTACAACGTCCCTGCATTACCAGGAAGGATTTTTGGCGCACAGCGGTTCTGACTGCGGCATTGCCAATGTGAACCTGGGCACCTCGGGTGCTGAAATCGGCGGTGCGTTCGGCGGTGAAAAAGAGACCGGCGGCGGACGTGAATCCGGGTCTGATGCATGGAAAGTGTATATGCGGCGTCAGACCAACACCATTAACTGGGGCAAGGCACTGCCGTTGGCCCAGGGTATTGAATTTAATATTGACTGA
- a CDS encoding LysR family transcriptional regulator, whose amino-acid sequence MDLYHLKTFFFLAKEKNFTQAAQRLFVTQSAVSHAIKKLESSMDTPLFTRQGKTMDLTPAGRILFRSCEKIFYEIEKADQEISTYRKKALVTIRIGSTVEFGASILINHIKPFLETHPEIHLDFYLSPDLETPLIRDEVDLIIDCVAHELPSIERIYLFQEQYITIAAPEFIEAHEISGIDDLARVNILSSDKQLVWWRNFIAAIPADKRASLKNVVQINHIRGIINAAMSGLGIGFVPKYTVIKELEEKRLVDPFPQIQPNADHFNIFIKKEKLEYVKNKALIDYLTRIKPSEFGVG is encoded by the coding sequence ATGGACCTTTATCATCTGAAAACCTTTTTCTTCCTGGCCAAGGAAAAAAACTTTACCCAGGCAGCCCAGCGGCTTTTCGTCACCCAGTCCGCCGTCAGCCATGCCATTAAAAAACTTGAAAGCTCCATGGATACCCCGTTGTTTACCCGCCAGGGAAAAACCATGGATCTGACCCCGGCCGGCCGCATTTTATTCCGGTCCTGTGAAAAAATTTTTTATGAAATTGAAAAAGCGGACCAGGAGATATCCACCTATCGTAAAAAAGCCCTGGTCACCATCCGTATCGGCTCCACGGTTGAGTTCGGTGCTTCCATTCTGATCAACCATATCAAACCCTTTCTGGAGACCCATCCGGAAATCCATCTTGATTTTTATCTCTCCCCGGACCTTGAAACTCCACTGATCCGGGACGAGGTGGATCTGATCATTGATTGCGTTGCCCATGAACTGCCCTCCATTGAACGCATCTACCTGTTCCAGGAGCAGTATATCACCATTGCCGCCCCGGAATTTATCGAGGCCCACGAGATTTCGGGCATTGACGATTTGGCCCGGGTAAATATTTTATCCAGCGACAAACAACTGGTCTGGTGGCGCAATTTCATCGCCGCCATACCGGCAGACAAACGCGCCAGCCTTAAAAACGTCGTACAGATCAATCACATCAGGGGAATCATCAACGCGGCCATGTCCGGTTTAGGCATCGGATTTGTGCCCAAATACACGGTGATCAAAGAGCTTGAAGAAAAACGTCTTGTGGATCCGTTCCCTCAAATCCAGCCCAACGCAGACCATTTCAATATCTTCATCAAAAAGGAAAAACTGGAATATGTAAAAAATAAGGCGCTCATCGACTACCTGACCCGTATCAAGCCCAGCGAGTTCGGCGTGGGATAG
- the amrS gene encoding AmmeMemoRadiSam system radical SAM enzyme has protein sequence MIRARLYEPLSNGEVKCLACNHYCKISPGRTGVCGVRENRDGKLFSLVYDRVVAANVDPIEKKPLFHFKPGSLSYSIAAPGCNFNCRFCQNADISQVHGRETNPFAGRLSGQAMTPETIVAAAVEQGCQSISYTYTEPTVFFELVLDTAMLAKEAGLANILVTNGFMSPKLLQASAAVLDAANVDLKSFSDGFYTRYCNGRLEPVKQTLRTMVELGLMVEVTTLVIPGLNDDPDELGQMASFLAGELGTSTPWHLSRFHPAFEMNQTEPTPVETLEKACDIAQSAGLVHVYTGNVPGAREDTHCPDCGQTVVKRLGYSVENLLTQTDKCPGCGSSMFGIY, from the coding sequence ATGATTCGTGCCCGTCTGTATGAGCCCCTGTCCAATGGTGAGGTCAAATGCCTGGCCTGCAACCATTATTGTAAGATTTCCCCGGGTAGAACCGGTGTTTGCGGCGTCCGGGAGAACCGGGACGGCAAACTTTTTTCCCTGGTGTACGACCGGGTTGTGGCGGCCAATGTGGACCCCATTGAGAAAAAACCGCTTTTTCATTTTAAACCCGGCTCGCTCTCTTATTCCATTGCCGCGCCCGGGTGCAATTTCAACTGCCGCTTTTGTCAGAATGCCGATATCTCCCAGGTGCATGGCCGGGAAACAAACCCTTTCGCAGGCCGCCTTTCAGGCCAGGCCATGACGCCCGAAACCATTGTCGCCGCGGCTGTGGAACAAGGATGCCAAAGTATCTCTTACACCTATACCGAACCCACGGTTTTTTTTGAGCTGGTTTTGGATACGGCCATGCTGGCAAAGGAGGCGGGGCTTGCCAATATCCTTGTCACCAACGGATTTATGAGTCCTAAACTGCTGCAGGCGTCCGCCGCAGTGCTGGATGCCGCCAATGTGGATCTTAAATCTTTTTCCGACGGGTTTTACACCCGGTATTGTAACGGCCGCCTGGAACCGGTGAAACAGACATTGAGAACCATGGTGGAGTTAGGCCTCATGGTGGAGGTGACCACATTGGTGATTCCGGGACTCAATGATGATCCCGACGAACTTGGGCAGATGGCATCCTTCCTTGCCGGGGAATTGGGAACGTCAACCCCCTGGCATCTATCCCGGTTTCACCCGGCATTTGAGATGAACCAAACGGAACCGACACCTGTGGAGACCCTTGAAAAGGCCTGCGATATTGCACAGTCAGCCGGGCTTGTTCATGTCTATACCGGCAATGTGCCCGGTGCCAGGGAAGATACACACTGTCCGGACTGCGGCCAAACGGTTGTCAAACGACTGGGCTATTCTGTGGAAAATCTTTTAACCCAGACCGATAAATGTCCCGGGTGCGGTTCGTCTATGTTCGGGATCTATTAA
- a CDS encoding peptidylprolyl isomerase produces the protein MSEAIKSGDTIAVDYTGKLESGDVFDSSEGRDPLTFTVDTGMLIKGFDQAVIGMKKGESKTVTIPPEMGYGPRDENAMVDIPRAQFPPEMDLKEGLQLQLQNPAGQPVPALVAKISETSVTMDVNHFLAGKTLVFDITIAETGLEPPASSCGTNKGGCDSGCCGNCSCD, from the coding sequence ATGAGCGAAGCAATTAAATCAGGGGATACCATTGCCGTTGATTATACGGGAAAACTTGAAAGCGGAGACGTGTTTGACTCTTCAGAGGGCAGAGATCCGCTGACCTTTACCGTGGATACGGGCATGCTGATCAAGGGCTTTGACCAGGCCGTTATCGGCATGAAAAAAGGGGAATCAAAAACCGTCACCATTCCGCCTGAAATGGGATACGGCCCAAGAGACGAGAACGCCATGGTGGATATCCCAAGAGCCCAGTTTCCCCCGGAGATGGACCTGAAAGAAGGACTTCAGCTTCAGCTCCAGAACCCGGCAGGTCAGCCGGTTCCTGCACTGGTGGCAAAAATAAGCGAAACCAGTGTCACCATGGACGTAAACCATTTTCTGGCCGGAAAAACCCTCGTTTTTGATATCACCATTGCTGAGACCGGACTGGAACCCCCGGCAAGCAGCTGTGGCACCAATAAAGGGGGCTGCGATTCCGGTTGCTGCGGAAACTGCAGCTGTGATTAA
- a CDS encoding response regulator, which produces MVKKSLILTVDDKPQNLQFLGKLLSNNGYEVAMAQNGAQALTFVKSEFPDLILLDVMMPEMDGYEVCEKLRTEFPTHSIPVIFLTAKSDAQDIVKGFDAGGVDYVTKPFHSAELLARIKTHIELKTLRGLLPMCSHCKKIRDDQGFWNDVDSYFEAHSHLTFTHGLCPTCMDKLYEGYDWYEKRKRSDSQK; this is translated from the coding sequence ATGGTCAAGAAAAGTCTCATTTTGACGGTTGATGACAAGCCTCAGAATCTTCAGTTCCTTGGCAAATTGCTTTCAAATAACGGATATGAAGTCGCCATGGCTCAAAACGGCGCCCAGGCACTGACGTTTGTTAAATCCGAATTCCCGGATCTCATCCTGTTAGATGTCATGATGCCGGAGATGGATGGATATGAGGTCTGTGAAAAACTGCGGACTGAATTTCCCACCCATAGTATTCCGGTGATTTTCCTAACGGCCAAGTCTGATGCCCAGGATATTGTAAAAGGGTTTGATGCGGGCGGGGTTGATTATGTAACAAAACCCTTTCATTCGGCTGAACTGCTGGCCCGCATCAAAACCCATATTGAGCTTAAAACCCTGCGCGGTCTTTTGCCCATGTGTTCACATTGTAAAAAAATCCGGGATGATCAAGGCTTCTGGAATGATGTGGACAGCTATTTTGAGGCCCATTCCCATCTGACGTTTACCCACGGTCTGTGCCCAACGTGCATGGACAAGTTGTACGAGGGGTATGACTGGTATGAAAAGAGGAAACGGTCTGACTCCCAAAAGTAA
- a CDS encoding YqaE/Pmp3 family membrane protein, translating into MELLKIIAAIILPPVGVFFQVGIGKHFWLNILLTLLGYIPGIVHAIWVIAKNK; encoded by the coding sequence ATGGAACTTTTAAAAATTATCGCAGCCATTATTCTTCCACCGGTGGGTGTATTTTTTCAGGTCGGTATTGGAAAACACTTCTGGTTGAATATTCTTTTAACGCTTCTTGGCTACATTCCAGGGATTGTTCATGCCATCTGGGTAATAGCCAAAAACAAATAA
- a CDS encoding class I SAM-dependent methyltransferase, with amino-acid sequence MAYEFDFKAAQEYDAFFEKGRARHRLDLEIRMISALIRPMPGKRLLDIGCGTGLSLEPFVDLGMSLTGIDPSAYMLDKAAERLKNRVDLHRGTAENLPFDDNSFDAALLFFSIEYSDRPAKAIEEACRVAREQVVIGVHNRCAPHNMARRVKGFFFPDMYTGARFFSVWELKTMMNSILGKAPVKWRTTVQFPLLSGRLISKVEHCRLIQWSYWGGFIGMRIKPVPKFRTRPLVLKTRNRKINEPATGLALGCKVE; translated from the coding sequence ATGGCATATGAATTTGATTTCAAGGCAGCCCAGGAGTATGATGCCTTTTTTGAAAAAGGCCGGGCCAGACACCGCCTTGACCTTGAAATCAGAATGATCAGCGCCCTGATCCGACCGATGCCGGGCAAGCGTCTGCTGGACATTGGTTGCGGTACGGGGTTAAGTCTTGAGCCTTTTGTGGATCTGGGTATGAGCCTGACCGGTATTGATCCTTCGGCATATATGCTGGACAAGGCTGCGGAACGGCTCAAAAATCGTGTTGACCTGCATCGGGGGACAGCCGAAAATCTTCCCTTTGATGACAATTCCTTTGATGCAGCCTTGCTGTTTTTCAGTATCGAATATTCAGACCGGCCCGCCAAGGCCATTGAAGAGGCCTGCCGGGTGGCCCGGGAACAGGTGGTCATCGGCGTTCATAACCGGTGTGCGCCCCATAATATGGCCCGGCGGGTCAAGGGCTTTTTTTTTCCGGATATGTATACCGGTGCCCGTTTTTTCAGTGTGTGGGAGTTGAAAACCATGATGAACTCGATATTGGGAAAAGCGCCTGTCAAATGGCGGACCACCGTGCAGTTCCCGCTGCTGTCCGGGCGCCTGATCTCCAAAGTGGAACATTGCCGTCTGATACAGTGGTCTTACTGGGGCGGTTTCATCGGCATGCGCATCAAGCCCGTACCTAAGTTTCGTACCCGCCCCCTGGTCCTGAAAACCCGGAATCGTAAAATAAATGAGCCGGCCACAGGCCTGGCGTTAGGATGTAAGGTAGAATAA
- a CDS encoding CCA tRNA nucleotidyltransferase has product MRSVVDILETVRADRPVCDILETLWREGFYAFLAGGAVRDAFLGFAPGDVDILTNARPEDLARLFAGQDPKYVGKAFAVTLINKVEVATCRPADKKAVDAGHTFPATDLGRRDLTINSMAWDPQTRTLADPFGGQADIENKTIRFTRNPLDRIEEDPVRMVRACRFAARFGFNIEPDAFDAIRSQAHKITAPGNPERIQGEVVKAMGMDKPSAFFTLLHDTGLLSIILPSLDRCYGLDGGPHHGETVFEHNLLVGDALPASMPTLRLAGFLHDTGKADAVEIKDGRNAFPGHEKFTQAMMSDLERLRFSRKDMAHIHSLVRGHMRPLKADTSPKAVRRLLAMLDDLNLSYHDFLRMRIADKKSNLNPIKKPYTLGDIRLRLNKILDALNAKTPFNVNNLDISGRDIQDLLGLTQGPAIGKVKALLFEQVLDDPSLNTKQTLKDLVRQMDQKRFTD; this is encoded by the coding sequence ATGCGTTCAGTTGTTGATATTCTGGAGACCGTCCGGGCAGACAGGCCCGTTTGTGATATCCTTGAAACCCTTTGGCGGGAGGGGTTTTATGCCTTTCTGGCCGGTGGTGCCGTCCGGGATGCCTTTCTGGGGTTCGCGCCCGGGGATGTGGACATCCTGACCAATGCCCGGCCCGAAGATCTAGCCCGGCTGTTTGCCGGCCAGGACCCTAAATATGTGGGAAAAGCCTTTGCCGTGACCCTGATCAACAAGGTGGAGGTGGCAACCTGCAGGCCTGCCGATAAAAAAGCCGTGGATGCCGGTCACACCTTTCCGGCCACGGATCTTGGCCGCCGGGATCTTACCATAAACAGCATGGCCTGGGATCCCCAAACCCGGACCCTGGCAGATCCCTTTGGCGGGCAGGCGGACATTGAAAACAAAACCATTCGATTCACCCGGAACCCTCTTGACCGTATTGAAGAGGATCCGGTTCGCATGGTCCGGGCCTGCCGGTTCGCTGCCCGTTTCGGGTTCAACATTGAGCCGGACGCCTTTGATGCCATCCGTTCCCAGGCCCATAAGATCACGGCCCCGGGGAACCCAGAGCGAATCCAAGGGGAAGTTGTCAAGGCCATGGGCATGGACAAGCCTTCAGCTTTTTTTACGCTGCTTCATGATACAGGCCTTCTATCGATCATTCTGCCGAGCCTTGACCGCTGCTACGGCCTGGACGGCGGACCCCACCACGGCGAAACCGTATTCGAGCACAACCTTCTGGTGGGCGATGCCCTGCCGGCATCCATGCCCACACTCCGGCTGGCGGGTTTTCTCCATGATACGGGGAAAGCCGATGCAGTGGAAATCAAGGATGGCCGAAACGCTTTTCCCGGGCACGAGAAATTTACCCAGGCCATGATGAGCGACCTTGAACGTCTCAGGTTCTCCAGAAAGGATATGGCGCATATCCACAGTCTGGTCCGGGGCCACATGCGTCCTCTAAAGGCCGATACCTCTCCAAAAGCCGTGCGCAGGCTTCTGGCCATGCTGGATGATCTGAATTTGTCCTATCATGATTTTTTACGCATGCGCATTGCCGACAAAAAAAGCAATCTGAATCCAATTAAAAAGCCGTATACCCTTGGGGATATCCGTCTGCGCCTGAATAAAATTCTGGATGCCCTGAATGCCAAGACGCCGTTTAATGTGAACAATCTTGACATTTCAGGCCGGGATATCCAGGATCTTTTGGGTCTGACCCAGGGACCGGCCATTGGAAAAGTCAAAGCATTATTGTTTGAACAGGTACTGGATGATCCGTCCCTGAACACCAAACAGACCCTGAAAGACCTGGTGCGGCAGATGGACCAAAAGCGCTTTACAGATTAA